tgggagttcggctgtggctgtggctgctgcttcCAAGGCCTTTCTGAGGTTATCTAGCATCGCTATCATCTGAGCGATCCAAGGGAGTTCCTTCATCCAAGGCCTAATAAATAGTTCTTGGTTATAGACTGCTATGGCCTTTAGCTTCTCCCCTGTGTCAGCCGGGCCGCTCAGAATCTCCATCAGTTCGATCCCCAGCCTACAAATTACCACACTGTCTGGTTGGTCCATTTCTGgtccagtcattctgtcaggttggggaaaaaggggaaactatggaagggaaaaggtggacccaaacgcagtagacacatgaggcagagatggggaggaacaaaaggcgagctttattgcaaagctgaatacaaaaaccaaaagcggacgagcagggatggaaaaacaaagtaacaactaAGAACGagtcaaagtagcaaagcaaaaaaaaatacaaagttcaaatcaaagtcaaagtacgaaatcaaacagaacaaaatacaaaataaatccaaaacctaccaaacaggaTCATGAGCAAGAATCAGGAGCAAGGATCAGGAGCAAGGAGCAGACATAGAACATGAGACAGAATACatcaaacagaatacaatgactggacaaagagtgaggggaaacacagagactaaatacacagacactaatgacatgacaaggcacaggtgaggagagaggaggaaggaaaccaggtgagataacaagggggaggagcacagaggaacagaccaggagggaacaagacaacagacagagggagccagaggggagaacataggagaacttaaaggacacatgagggcaaggaacatcaaaacatgagacacaagacatggaacatcaaaacatgagacacaagacatggaaaaagcaaaacataacacaagacaagatacaaatatgtaaatcaaatacaagaagccaaaaaccagaaacaagaacaaacaaaacaagagtcatgacacCAACACCTCAGCAGGAAAATGCTCcctgacacacaacaaaaactccTCAGGAATGGCCCGAGGAACATGATAAGAAAACTCAATGCATCAACCTGGCCTTCAACTTTCACAGATCTCAAGCAGATCAAGCATCCCTGAGAAGTGCTGAAACAAGTCCAATCGTTGGAGACCCCACTGTGGATCCAAATTGGCTCTTATTCATGAACACAAGTCCTCGAGGGGTGTCATGTGTTGTCTGGCACAGCGGCGGATGCTTTATGTCTTTTCGGCTGCGAGGTTCCACATCAATGGGATGTGCTGGAAATCTGATCTATGGAGGCTGACCAGGCGACCTACAAGACTCAGACCTGTGTCCATGTCGTCAAGGGTCAGACCTAAGACCAATCCACAGTTGGACCTCCATCTTATAGACTTGTCCCAGCATTGCCGGAGGACATGAatgttgccatgagggggtgaACAGTCTGAAACTGTGTTTGGATGAgtggtgtgtgtcaagtggGACATGTTGATGATCAGTGtaattcacttcacctgtcagtggctttaatgttttggctgattaGTGTAAAATATTTGTGACACTGTTTGTCTTCTGTAAATGAAATTAGTTCTTGTCATTGACTGTGATCCTCTTCTTtcataaaactgtcaaaataaggATGGTTACATTTTTATGTGCTTGCACTCAAGTTTATCCAAATGTGTTTCCATATATCAGGTTTActaatattaacacattttcatttgtctttttttcaatcAGGAAAtagtgctgcagctctcttaTGTCAGCGTAAACTCAAGTCTAATCTGAAGAAgaagttccagtgtgtgtttgaggggatcGCTAAAGCAGGTAACCCAACCCTTCTgaatcagatctacacagagctctacatcacagagggaggtactgcagaggtcaatgatgaacatgaggtcagacagattgaaactGCAACCTGGAAACCAGCAACACTGGAAACAACAATCAGACaagaagacatctttaaagcctcacctggaagagacgaaccaatcagaacagtgatgacgaagggagtggctggcatcgggaaaacagtcttaacacagaagttcactctggactgggctgaagacaaagccaaccaggacatacagttcacatttccattcactttcagagagctgaatgtgctgaaagagaaaaagttcagcttggtggaacttgttcatcacttcttcactgaaaccaaagaagcAGGAATCTGCAGGTTTGAAGAGTTccaggttgtgttcatctttgacggtctggatgagtgtcgacttcctctggacttccacaacactgagatcctgactgatgttagagagtccacctcagtggatgtgctgctgacaaacctcatcagggggaaactgcttccctctgctcgcctctggataaccacacgacctgcagcagccaatcagatccctcctgggTGTGTCGccatggtgacagaggtcagagggttcactgacccacagaaggaggagtacttcaggaagagattcagagatgaggagcaggccagcagaatcatctcccacatcaagacatcacgaagcctccacatcatgtgccacatcccagtcttctgctggatcactgctacagttctggaggacATGTTTAaaaccagagagggaggagatctgcccaagaccctgactcagatgtacatccacttcctggtggttcTGTACAAACTGAAGAACGTCAagtatgatggaggagctgagagagattcacactggactccagagagcaAGAAAATGATTGAGTCTCtgggaaaactggcttttgagCAGCTCCAGAAAGGAAATctgatcttctatgaatcagacctgacagacTGTGGCATTGATATCAACAAAGCCTCAGTGtactcaggagtgttcacagagatctttaaagaggagagtgGACTGTACCAAgacaaggtgttctgcttcatccatctgagtgttcaggagtttctggctgctcttcatgtccatctgacaTTCATCAACTCTGGAGTCAATCTGCTGgcagaagaacaaacaaaatccCAAAAATCAAAAGTTTTCAGAGACAAATCTAAACTGAAACATCTCTACCAGAATGCGGTGGACAAGGCCTTAGAGAGTCCAAATGGACACTTGGACTtgttcctccgcttcctcctggGTTTTTCACTGGAGACCAATCAGAATCTCCTACGAGGTCTGCTGATACAGACAAGAAATAGATCAAAGACCAATCAGGAAACAGTCCAGTACATCAAGAAGAAGATCAGTGAGAGTTtgtctccagagagaagcatcaatctgttccactgtctgaatgaactgaatgatggttctctagtggaggagatccaacagtCCCTGAGTTCAGGAAgtctctccacagataaactgtctcctgctcagtggtcagctctggtcttcatcttactgtcatcagagAAAGATCTGGacgtgtttgacctgaagaaatactctgcttcagaggaggctcttctgaggctgctgccagtggtcaaagccTCCATCAAAGCTCAGTAGGTGTATAAGCTActtaatatataaatgtttgacttgatttgattgatgagagaaacagcaaaaaatactaactttttttcatcaataatTTCTTCTAGGCTGAGTGGTTGTAATATATCTTGGAAaggctgtgaagctctgtcttCAGTTCTCAGTGcccagtcctctagtctgagagagctggatcTGAGTAACAACAACTTGCAGGATTCAGGGTTGAACCTTCTTTCTGCCGGACTAAAGAGTTCACACTGTACAGTAGAAACCCTAAGGTCAGGTATAATCCTTGAAGTGGGACcctcaaaacacaaaactgtcattttctaAGTGTAATGTTGAATTtaattgaaaattaaataatttaaaatcattccttttgtgaaacacaaaaaagcagcatGTAACTATACACAACCTAAATTAAGTTAGTAGTGCTGAGAATTCTGTCATGGATtaattatctttgttttttgccttGTGCACACTGATATGAATCCCagtaaaattaaacatgaattatttcaaatatttacttttctttacAGACTGGGTATTTGTAAACTGTCATGGCTGAGCTGTGAAGCTTTGTCTACAGTGCTTAGCTCACAGTCCTCTAGCCTGAGAGAGAtggacctgagtaacaatgacctgcaggattcaggagtgaagcagctgtctgctggATTGAAGAGTCCAAACTGTAAACTGGCAACATTCAGGTAATAAATTACCAGTGTGTTGAAGAGGTACGCATTTATATGCTTTTTATTCTGGTTAATATCAGTGATGGTTCCTCCTACATATTAACCAATCATGCTGTACCAATCATTTCTAAATTCCTAgactgtcaggctgtctgatcacagatgAAGGCTGTTCGGCTCTGGCTTCAGCTCTGGGGTCCAATCCCTCTCATCTGAGAGAACTAgacctgagctacaatcatccaggagacACAGGAGTAAAGTGGCTGTCCGCTGCACAAGAGGATCCAGACTGGAGACTGGACACTCTCAGGTACTACCAGATAGAAAAGAAATCCCAAATTGCTGTTTTATCGCAACCATATGCATATCAACTGCCTTTTGTCCCACTATGACATAAAAGTCAGTAGAGTTCAGCAACATCACCAATGTCTCAATTCCCTTACAACTGCTCAGCAGAGTGAAGATGTTTGGGTGAGGGAAGGTGCAATATCTTACACCCTTCCTAACTTTTTGACAAATGATTTGGCCCAGAAGTTATCTTGACAGGTGACAAGGACACCCACTGTTACCTTGagtaaataaattatgtatttctCTTGAACATGgtttgaaacatttgggataTTATAAGGTGTTGTAATTTTAATTAAACAACTTGCCCAGCATGAGGAAACTGGGGGGCCCTTCTGGAGCCAGACCAGAGAGGGGAGCAGTGGCAAGAATCCACCTGAAGAGCTAACCTCCTCTGTAGATGCTGTTATTATCAATTATGTCTGAACTGGAAAATATTTCTGTCTTCAATGAAACAATTGCCGAATAGCACTAAAGGGGGATTCTATTATTTAATGTTTCCCtttttatataataaaataaaatatgactgTCTTTCTTCCTGCAGGTTGGACAATTGTGGAAAGCAGTGTCTAAAACCTGGTCTGAGGAAGTGTAAGTATGGTTTCAGTTTAATTCATGATATTAAAACATCAGAGCTGATGTCTGTTTGAGGTCCTTACGTGTGGTATTTATGTTTCCAAATGAGCCTTACAACAATCTTCataattttctcatttaattagaatttattttgttgaaatattaGATTATAAACTTGTGCCACTTGCTTTTCTCCCAGATGCATGCAAACTGATATTGGACCCAAATACAGCACACAGAAAGCTCAAACTCtctgacaacaacacaaaaataacactggtgggagagaaacagcagcattttCCAGATCATCCAGACAGATTTGACCCCTGCTGTCAGCTGCTTTGCagaactggtctgactggtcgctGTAACTGGGAGGttgagtggagaggagaggttgaTATAGCAGTGACTTACAGAGGAATAAGTCGGAGAGGAAATGGTGTTGAATGCAGATTTGGAGGGAATGATCAGTCCTGGAGTCTGCACTGCTCTAATGGTGGTTATGCTGTCTGTCACAATAACAGAAGGAcagtcctccctctctcctcctcctctggtagagcagcagtgtatgtggactgtcctgctggcattctgtccttctacagagtctcctctgactcactgatccacctccacaccttcaacaccacattcactgaacCTCTTTATCCTGGGTTTGGGTTTGGTTTTGGGTCTGGGGTGGAGTCTTTAATGTTATCTCTGGAGTCCTCAGTGTGCCTGTGTTCACTGTAGCAAGGAGAGCCAGATGGGGTGCTGATAGAATAAATGATGccaatgtttgtttctgcagaaccacaAATAAGGCAATATGTtacttttctctgtgttgtaattttatgtttatgttcagTTTCAGATGTGCTTATGCCCTGATTTGGTCTagacacaaaaaacagtcaggattaggaaaacatcatgtttcatcTTTAAATACCTGGTCCTGTTGCTGCAAACATAGCCGTAAAATGTCCtatgtctcattaaaaacatacagtggtttcacacttgcaAATGTAATGTCTTAAaagtggtctctggcttggcaacCTCCAGATATGACATTGTGGTCATAAACATATAATGTGAACATAAGGTGATGACATGAACTGTAGTTCATGCTGATTGTAACTTTTAACATAACTACCAATCAATTATAGGCTGTAAATTATAAATTAACTAATTAACTATTAAGTGGCAATTAAGTAGTTCTCAGAGTTATCTATCTATAATATAGGTCCAACAGGCAGAATATAAAACTTACAAAAAATCAAAGGAATGCTTTTCTTAACTATTAAATGCCTTTATTGTCAGAATGTGGTCATGCTGGACCTAAAAAACTaactctgacacattttttggcAGCAAGCCTTCGTCAGATAGTTGAACGTTTTCAAGAAGCAAAACACCCTGACAGGGGCTTGATGTCGGAATGCATCAGCACTTAAGGTGATGTAAATCACCCGTAAACATTATTAACTCTTTATAGGCTACAACTGTTTGATGTGTATATAGCACATGATGATCCCGAGTTTTGGTTCCAGCATTactatttcattttttagaGTAACATGCTTTGTAATTTGAATATGTGTTAAGAGGGAAAAAcattctgcttttcttctgtctctgtgtcacacattcatttaaacatcTTCTGACCATTTTTATTCAATAAACACTGCACTGTTCATctgtttaatgtgaaaaattaaataaatataatatgagGCAAAATCTGAGCCAGTTGCTTGCTTGTTATACTGTCTGTAATGGAgcaatgcagaaatgttgattCCATTCAAGTAACAATGATGATATATTGTATGTGTGATTTTTCTGACCCACATGATTCTGTCAAATAACCAGTACATCAATAAATGAATAgacaagaaagtgaaaactgtGTCATATCTAAATatgtgctgctgtcacaaacatacatacaaagtCCAGCTAAGCAGACAGTAAATGTGAGGACAGAGTGTGTGACTTCCGCTGACTTTTGTTTAGTTTGGGTTTctccttttgttattttgagtGATTTATCACCTTCTGTGGGCAATATTTCATAAATTAGGGACATACCAGCCAATAGTATAAATTTTATAGGTCACAGATTTGACTTTCTGATTTATATTAATTTATCATCTCCAACTTGTTCATTCAAGTGTTTCTACCAGCTCACCACGACATTTTTAATTATggtttttcacatttcaaaaatcATCAATGAACACAAGAATACTTAGGCAGAACATTTTATTGAATCAATTGGCACTTCAGCTCAGTAAGTCCATACAGCAAACAGTAGAAATAGCAGTACACCTAATTTCCTCACCAGTTATAAGAATAAACATCCTTCTGTAAGTGTGTAACATATTCCGACAGTTCAAATACCCAGTAACCAGGTCACAGAACAATGATGGTTAAAATGTGAGGAACTTTCAGCAGCAAGGCTTAGCCAGCAGGTTAGAACAAACATCTGTTTGCAAAGGATGTTTCAAATGCATTCAAGGATTTGAAACCCTGCTGTACATGAAAAAATtctaaaacatcaacacacataaAGGAATAATAAGCACCTTTACATTAAAAGTACCAACTGAACACTTTCTCAGTTGCAGCCAAAACACATGGAAACTGAATGTTGTTAGTTTGTAGGTAAGTGTTCCTGAATCTCACACTGACACGTTGGAACTTTTTAAAATCgaatttcaaacaaaacatttgatcagtGCAACTACCATCTGCTGGCTACTATGGTGACTTTTAGATGCAATACTGTATAGAAATATTGTGTTAAACACATCTTAAATCTGCAATGAACTGAAGacccctctctgctctgattatTTCTTCTGAGTGTAGGTTTTTCCTGGCTGGCTCGCCATAACTAATTTGGCCAGCTAGGTTTATTAGGCTATCTCACTGACATGCACTGACTACAAATCTTGATTTAGAGGAAATGATGTGACCAGAGAGAGATTTTCAGTTCATTGCGGACTTTTTGTCTTTGAACAAACTGAGATGTATCAAAATCAAGTGATCAATACATGACGTTTGATACAGTTATTTAGAGCCAACCAGTGCCGCATTGAACCCATTTTTGTACACAGTTTCACGTTTTCATGGAAATTATTAGTTAATATATATGTGATTTTTTCCAGATCTGGTTGCCAATAGAAGACCAACAACCTATCCTGACAACATGCTAAGCCTCAGTCACTGTCTCATATCAGTTTGACATTGTTATATCTTTCCCTGGATTTCTGCTTGGGGTCAGTTTTGGATTATTTCAAGGACACACTGGGTGTTCTCACCATCCTATTATTGAACTCCCCTTTTCCTGTTATTCAAGCACATAGGGGTTAATATGTATCCCTTTTTCCTAATGGTAGTGAGGTGTGAGTCCATTGCAAGTTCCATAGCCATATCAGGGTGTGGTACTGTTCATAGCAAGTCAGCATGTCCTTCTGTATCAGCATATTCTCTTCTATGTATAAAACAAGCATACCCTGCAATGAACAGGTCTATGTCTTAATAACAACAACTAAGTGACAGTGTCAGTATTCTTGAACAATTGTGAATAGTGCACAAGAAtaaagctgttttcagtgactaCGAGCAATAAATATACCAGTTTTACATAGAGTAAAGCACTTTCAcaatagaaacaaaaacaaaactgacaggaTAGAAATGGTTATAGTATCATTGTCAGTTGTTTGTATGTGAGGACGCACATGGaaaattgttattttagttGCTGTTAATGTTGTGAATACAGGACAAGACTCTTCCTCTTACACTGAACACAGAGTCACTGAGGAACCAGACCAGAATCCAAACCCAGGAAAAAGAGATTCAGTGAATGCggtgttgaaggtgtggaggaggatCAATGTGTCAGAGGAGATTatgtagaaggacagagtgccagcaggacagtccacatacactgctactctaccatagtcagaggaggagagaggggggactgtttttctgttattgtgCAGGACACAGAAATACTCTTCATCATCAGAGCACTTCAGACTCCAGGACTGGTAATTCAATCCAAACAAGCAGTCAGAATTGCTTCCTTTCCTTCTGATTCCTCTGTATGTCACTGTTATATaaacctctcctctccactcgacctcccagtaacagcgaccagtCAGACCATTTTTACACAGTAGCTGCCAGAAGTagtcaaacctctctggatgatcaggatatgGCTGATACTCGCTCACCACTGTCACCTtcttgttgttgtcagacagtttgagaCGTCcgttcactgtgtttgtgtcgactgTGAGTTCACAGAAATCTGATGAAGAGAAATAGACACAACAAAGCAGCAGGTTATCAGccaatacaatttttttttaaattatgtttttttaaaaacatttcattaagtTATAGATTAAATGAAGACTACTGAAAAACTGTATTGTGTAACTCATTTATTGTATATCTTTGGAATGTTATGTTTGCTGCCTAATCTGTTGCCTGCGGGATTTTAATGTATAAATTccacaattatgaacattttaaaacatttacttgATTGTGTGCTGTTTTGGTTCCATATATCAACCCTAAATCCACACTTACACTTCTTCAGACCAGGTTTCAGTCTCTGTTCTCCACCATGGTCGATCCTGGAAGTGGAAACAAAGTCAGTTCAGCACATTCTCTTGTattataaaaatagaaatatttaaCAAGCTTCACTGTTAGTGATTTAATATCCAACATGAATCCTGTCTGCTATATGCAACATTAAGCAGTGTTCCATAGTTCATCAATGTAATAGAAACATTGTGCGACTTTTCATACAAAAGCgttttcagtttcctgtctggattgtgttttattgcagacaccagcttcactcctgagtctcCCGGatgattgtagctcaggtccagctctttCAGATGGGATGGGTTGGAGTTTAGAGATGAGGCCAGAGCATCACAGCCTtgctctgtgatcagacagcctgaaaGTCtggaattaattaatttaaagtCAAACAATATCAATTTTAATAGATAACTTGAGTTGataattgttttgattttgttcattaaaaacattttgattaagCAGcttcagaaattaaaaaatgttttgggtaCAAGAACTGAACAACAAATGCATATGTGCTTGATTTCAGACGTcgtacatacatatatttaaaaaatgaatgttaaagCCACGCACTTAAAGCACGAATATCCTCCAGATGTCAAGTTTCTTCAACACCACTAACACAACtctaaaaaaacagctgaatccCAACCTGAGAATTTCTAGTTTACATTATGAACTTTTCAGTCCAGAAGACAGCAGTTTCACTCCTAAATCCTGCAGGTCGTTAtcactcaggtccagctctctcagacgAGAGGACTGGGCGCTGAGAACTGaagacagagcttcacagcttctctgtgaaaggttacagccactcagtctgaaaaagaatcagaaatcaaatgcaaaagcaaaatgttttagtCGTCatctttttaaacatatttggtAATACAGGCTCTGCCAATGATTAATCTACCTACAGAGCTTTGTTGGAggctttgaccactggcagcagcctcagaagagcctcctctgaagcagagtatttcttcaggtcaaacacgtCCAGATCTTTctctgatgacagtaagatgaagaccagagctgaccactgagcaggagacagtttatctgtggagagacTTCCTGATCTCAGgtactgttggatctcctccactAGAGAACAAtcgttcagttcattcagacagtggaacagattgatgcttctctctggagacaGATTATCACTGATCTTCTTCTTGATGTACTGGACTGTTTCCTGATTGGTCTCTGagctacttcctgtctgtgtcagcAGACCTCTTAGGAGATTCTGATTGGTCTCCAATGAAAGACCaaggaggaagcggaggaacaagtccaagtgtccatttggactctgtAAGGCCTTGTCCACAGCATTCTGGTGGAGATCTGTAGGTTTAGGTTTATTTCTAAATAATTTAGACCACCGTGTTGCTTCTGCCAGCAGATTGACTCCAGAGTTGATGAAtgtcagatggacatgaagagcagccagaaactcctgaacactcagatggacgaagcagaacaccttgtcctggtacagtccactctcctctttaaagatctgtgtgaacactcctgagtacactgaggctgctctgatattgatgccacactctgtcaggtctgattcatagaagatcaggtttcctttctgcagctgctcaaaaGCCAGTTTCCCCAGAGACtcaatcatcttcctgctctctggagtccagtgtgaatctctctcagctcctccatcatactTGACGTTCTTCAATTTGTACAgaaccaccaggaagtggatgtacatctGAGTCAGagtcttgggcagctctcctccctctctggttttaaacatgttcttcagaactgtagcagtgatccagcagaagactgggatgtggcacatgatgtggaggcttcgtgatttcttgatgtgggagatgattctgctggcctgctcctcatctctgaatctcttcctgaagtactcctccttctgtgggtcagtgaaccctctgacctctgtcaccatgtcaacacacccaggagggatctgattggctgctgcaggtcgtgtagttatccagaggcgagcagagggaagcagtttccccctgatgaggtttgtcagcagcacaccCACAGAGGTGGACTCtctaacatcagtcaggatctcagtgttgtggaagtccagaggaagtcgacactcatccagaccatcaaagatgaacacaacctggaactcttcgaagctgcagatttctttggtttcagtgaagaagtgatgaacaagttccaccaagctgaactttttctctctcagcacattcagctctctgaaagtgaatggaaatgtgaactgtatgtcctggttgtctttgtcttcagcccagtccagagtgaacttctgtgttaagactgttttcccgatgccagccactccctgtgtcatcactgttctgatTGTTTCATCTCTTCCCAGTGAAGCTTTAAAGATGTCTTTACAA
This region of Acanthopagrus latus isolate v.2019 chromosome 22, fAcaLat1.1, whole genome shotgun sequence genomic DNA includes:
- the LOC119012738 gene encoding protein NLRC3-like isoform X2; the encoded protein is MNQCENREEGVSPSKITQFGEHDSQTKTQRQKKQQADFPVSSCASMKSDHSQGQHVDFKHGQKSAEQKIRQQRSDPSGSSCVSMKSDHSQGQHVDFKHGQKSAEQKLQLQSSTVSSGQSTRQHRIDLDSIFMLLEENIVTFVKNELRKFQRLLSPDYPECSKSDDEEVVDGEEEEQRVSSREAFLKITLQFLRRMKQEELADCLQSRNSAAALLCQRKLKSNLKKKFQCVFEGIAKAGNPTLLNQIYTELYITEGGTAEVNDEHEVRQIETATWKPATLETTIRQEDIFKASPGRDEPIRTVMTKGVAGIGKTVLTQKFTLDWAEDKANQDIQFTFPFTFRELNVLKEKKFSLVELVHHFFTETKEAGICRFEEFQVVFIFDGLDECRLPLDFHNTEILTDVRESTSVDVLLTNLIRGKLLPSARLWITTRPAAANQIPPGCVAMVTEVRGFTDPQKEEYFRKRFRDEEQASRIISHIKTSRSLHIMCHIPVFCWITATVLEDMFKTREGGDLPKTLTQMYIHFLVVLYKLKNVKYDGGAERDSHWTPESKKMIESLGKLAFEQLQKGNLIFYESDLTDCGIDINKASVYSGVFTEIFKEESGLYQDKVFCFIHLSVQEFLAALHVHLTFINSGVNLLAEEQTKSQKSKVFRDKSKLKHLYQNAVDKALESPNGHLDLFLRFLLGFSLETNQNLLRGLLIQTRNRSKTNQETVQYIKKKISESLSPERSINLFHCLNELNDGSLVEEIQQSLSSGSLSTDKLSPAQWSALVFILLSSEKDLDVFDLKKYSASEEALLRLLPVVKASIKAQLSGCNISWKGCEALSSVLSAQSSSLRELDLSNNNLQDSGLNLLSAGLKSSHCTVETLRLGICKLSWLSCEALSTVLSSQSSSLREMDLSNNDLQDSGVKQLSAGLKSPNCKLATFRLSGCLITDEGCSALASALGSNPSHLRELDLSYNHPGDTGVKWLSAAQEDPDWRLDTLRLDNCGKQCLKPGLRKYACKLILDPNTAHRKLKLSDNNTKITLVGEKQQHFPDHPDRFDPCCQLLCRTGLTGRCNWEVEWRGEVDIAVTYRGISRRGNGVECRFGGNDQSWSLHCSNGGYAVCHNNRRTVLPLSSSSGRAAVYVDCPAGILSFYRVSSDSLIHLHTFNTTFTEPLYPGFGFGFGSGVESLMLSLESSVCLCSL
- the LOC119012738 gene encoding protein NLRC3-like isoform X1; the encoded protein is MNQCENREEGVSPSKITQFGEHDSQTKTQRQKKQQADFPVSSCASMKSDHSQGQHVDFKHGQKSAEQKIRQQRSDPSGSSCVSMKSDHSQGQHVDFKHGQKSAEQKIRQQRSDPSGSSCVSMKSDHSQGQHVDFRHGQKSAEQTLQLQSSTVSSGQSTRQHRIDLDSIFMLLEENIVTFVKNELRKFQRLLSPDYPECSKSDDEEVVDGEEEEQRVSSREAFLKITLQFLRRMKQEELADCLQSRNSAAALLCQRKLKSNLKKKFQCVFEGIAKAGNPTLLNQIYTELYITEGGTAEVNDEHEVRQIETATWKPATLETTIRQEDIFKASPGRDEPIRTVMTKGVAGIGKTVLTQKFTLDWAEDKANQDIQFTFPFTFRELNVLKEKKFSLVELVHHFFTETKEAGICRFEEFQVVFIFDGLDECRLPLDFHNTEILTDVRESTSVDVLLTNLIRGKLLPSARLWITTRPAAANQIPPGCVAMVTEVRGFTDPQKEEYFRKRFRDEEQASRIISHIKTSRSLHIMCHIPVFCWITATVLEDMFKTREGGDLPKTLTQMYIHFLVVLYKLKNVKYDGGAERDSHWTPESKKMIESLGKLAFEQLQKGNLIFYESDLTDCGIDINKASVYSGVFTEIFKEESGLYQDKVFCFIHLSVQEFLAALHVHLTFINSGVNLLAEEQTKSQKSKVFRDKSKLKHLYQNAVDKALESPNGHLDLFLRFLLGFSLETNQNLLRGLLIQTRNRSKTNQETVQYIKKKISESLSPERSINLFHCLNELNDGSLVEEIQQSLSSGSLSTDKLSPAQWSALVFILLSSEKDLDVFDLKKYSASEEALLRLLPVVKASIKAQLSGCNISWKGCEALSSVLSAQSSSLRELDLSNNNLQDSGLNLLSAGLKSSHCTVETLRLGICKLSWLSCEALSTVLSSQSSSLREMDLSNNDLQDSGVKQLSAGLKSPNCKLATFRLSGCLITDEGCSALASALGSNPSHLRELDLSYNHPGDTGVKWLSAAQEDPDWRLDTLRLDNCGKQCLKPGLRKYACKLILDPNTAHRKLKLSDNNTKITLVGEKQQHFPDHPDRFDPCCQLLCRTGLTGRCNWEVEWRGEVDIAVTYRGISRRGNGVECRFGGNDQSWSLHCSNGGYAVCHNNRRTVLPLSSSSGRAAVYVDCPAGILSFYRVSSDSLIHLHTFNTTFTEPLYPGFGFGFGSGVESLMLSLESSVCLCSL